In Sceloporus undulatus isolate JIND9_A2432 ecotype Alabama chromosome 7, SceUnd_v1.1, whole genome shotgun sequence, one DNA window encodes the following:
- the USHBP1 gene encoding Usher syndrome type-1C protein-binding protein 1 isoform X1 codes for MHYCYGVGALSVPANFILISNTQGDPEPQDEGLPEKVPPDEQAILRYEEHITELMVTVAHLHGQIEHLQQRKNREEEEFFDLCSEYTASLPRCPVPFPSMAAIPPSSSHPGEGNPDLFLAVHQAVTSLENTVVTHRSRIPSTETKMEEPVHVAESFEESLKKFDRSFKELYLQTDDDPMGSDLGFLSGDTSIYEQEIALYEERNAALRGELGSRNEELSQSKETLHAYQEERDKLQRKVKDLQNTLSRVETLQSGASSPLCERDPWGFQGDFGLIRLPDPVAIVAQKFLRCVQDATNVLPTPGNFSPKVLPPAETHSKDPRGPQRDQFHRSIETLQGLNHLLLETFQETKSDTEGISMLLDLSESDNTALRLAVQYSERCLEAYEALFSLAVAKQGPCLQVPAKDVETSGAGKPNDLLDPMRSAMMEKACHFLQSCGTGGEMPGECKVHSEQSPMQPGEMAEEEDRKVLRDYIQHLRTEKASLKLPTHRPPPGPGSVAAEINLGIEARVAEIQRALHDALPSEMTPKKMEKAQLLRELQVAREALADLNTRLALAEKEKQQLELQTYTYWAQEAACQLMIKFLKAERGTLCGEQSISSGESSSSSSSDSEEYGPVTSSRRMVPGLLQAPSGKGAAPDPEAQRLELRDTLARNRELKDQIHYLLVDLEEQSQESRAQEMQEMELARDFFKAHSALMLAKQNARKKQEAQICQLESQMTLMSQRQTGQLRILMQTVQRLEGRVGGLAQVSHVGPDSSFCPFPKE; via the exons atgcattattgctACGGTGTAGGTGCACTCTCAGTCCCTGCCAACTTTATTCTGATTTCCAATACCCAGGGAGACCCAGAGCCCCAAGATGAGGGGTTGCCAGAGAAGGTGCCGCCGGATGAACAGGCAATCCTGCGCTATGAGGAACACATCACGGAGTTGATGGTCACCGTCGCCCACCTCCACGGCCAAATCGAACATCTGcaacagaggaaaaacag ggaggaagaagagttTTTCGACCTCTGCTCTGAATACACGGCAAGCCTTCCACGGTGCCCAGTGCCATTTCCGAGCATGGCAGCAATCCCGCCTTCTTCCTCACATCCGGGTGAAG GCAATCCTGATCTCTTTCTTGCTGTGCACCAGGCGGTCACATCCCTTGAGAATACCGTCGTCACCCATCGGAGCCGCATCCCCAGCACTGAAACTAAAATGGAGGAGCCCGTCCATGTGGCTGAG aGTTTTGAAGAAAGTTTAAAGAAATTCGACAGAAGTTTCAAAGAGCTGTATCTGCAAACAGACGATGATCCTATGGGGTCTGATTTGGGGTTCCTGTCAGGAGACACAAGTATCTATGAGCAAGAAATTGCCCTATATGAGGAGAGGAACGCAGCCCTCCGGGGAGAACTAGGAAGCCGGAACGAGGAGCTGAGCCAGTCCAAAGAGACTCTCCATGCTTACCAGGAGGAAAGAGACAAATTGCAGAGAAAG GTCAAGGACCTGCAAAACACCCTCTCCAGAGTGGAGACCCTCCAGAGCGGAGCTTCCAGCCCCCTCTGCGAACGGGATCCGTGGGGATTTCAGGGGGACTTTGGACTCATTCGTCTGCCT GATCCGGTGGCAATTGTGGCCCAGAAGTTTCTCCGCTGTGTCCAAGATGCCACCAATGTCCTCCCCACCCCTGGCAATTTCTCCCCAAAAGTCCTTCCACCAGCAGAGACCCACAGCAAAGACCCCCGGGGGCCTCAAAGGGACCAATTCCACAG ATCCATCGAGACACTCCAAGGGCTCAACCATCTCCTCCTGGAAACTTTTCAGGAGACCAAGAGTGACACAGAGGGCATTAGCATGCTGCTGGACCTCAGTGAGTCCGACAACACTGCCTTGCGCTTGGCTGTGCAGTACAG TGAACGCTGTTTGGAGGCCTATGAGGCGCTCTTTTCACTGGCTGTGGCCAAACAAGGCCCTTGCTTACAAGTCCCAGCAAAGGATGTAGAAACGTCTGGCGCAG GAAAACCTAATGACTTACTTGACCCTATGAGATCAGCCATGATGGAGAAAGCATGCCATTTTTTGCAAAGCTGTGGCACAGGTGGTGAGATGCCTGGTGAATGCAAAGTCCACTCCGAGCAGAG TCCCATGCAGCCTGGTGAGATGGCAGAAGAGGAAGACAGAAAAGTTTTGCGAGACTACATCCAACATCTGAGAACCGAGAAGGCCTCACTGAAGCTGCCCACCCACCGCCCGCCTCCTGGGCCAGGTTCTGTGGCAGCCGAGATCAACTTAGGGATTGAGGCCAGAGTGGCGGAGATACAGAGGGCCCTGCATGATGCCCTTCCTTCTGAAATGACACCAAAAAAGATGGAGAAGGCGCAGTTGCTGCGGGAGTTGCAAGTGGCCAGG GAGGCTTTGGCTGACTTAAACACCAGGTTGGCTCTGGCAGAAAAGGAGAAACAGCAGCTGGAGCTCCAAACATACACTTATTGGGCTCAAGAGGCCGCTTGCCAGCTGATGATAAAATTTTTGAAAGCAGAACGTGGCACGCTTTGTGGGGAGCAATCCATCTCCTCTGgagaaagcagcagcagtagtagcagtGACTCAGAG GAGTATGGACCAGTCACCAGCTCCAGAAGAATGGTACCTGGCTTATTGCAGGCTCCCAGTGGAAAGGGAGCAGCTCCAGACCCAGAAGCACAGAGGCTGGAGCTTCGTGATACTTTGGCTCG GAACAGAGAATTGAAAGACCAGATCCATTATCTTCTTGTTGACTTGGAGGAGCAAAGCCAAGAAAGCAGAGCCCAGGAGATGCAAGAGATGGAGCTCGCTCGGGATTTTTTCAAAGCCCACAG TGCCTTGATGCTAGCGAAACAAAATGCCCGCAAGAAGCAAGAAGCACAG
- the USHBP1 gene encoding Usher syndrome type-1C protein-binding protein 1 isoform X2, producing the protein MEKGDPEPQDEGLPEKVPPDEQAILRYEEHITELMVTVAHLHGQIEHLQQRKNREEEEFFDLCSEYTASLPRCPVPFPSMAAIPPSSSHPGEGNPDLFLAVHQAVTSLENTVVTHRSRIPSTETKMEEPVHVAESFEESLKKFDRSFKELYLQTDDDPMGSDLGFLSGDTSIYEQEIALYEERNAALRGELGSRNEELSQSKETLHAYQEERDKLQRKVKDLQNTLSRVETLQSGASSPLCERDPWGFQGDFGLIRLPDPVAIVAQKFLRCVQDATNVLPTPGNFSPKVLPPAETHSKDPRGPQRDQFHRSIETLQGLNHLLLETFQETKSDTEGISMLLDLSESDNTALRLAVQYSERCLEAYEALFSLAVAKQGPCLQVPAKDVETSGAGKPNDLLDPMRSAMMEKACHFLQSCGTGGEMPGECKVHSEQSPMQPGEMAEEEDRKVLRDYIQHLRTEKASLKLPTHRPPPGPGSVAAEINLGIEARVAEIQRALHDALPSEMTPKKMEKAQLLRELQVAREALADLNTRLALAEKEKQQLELQTYTYWAQEAACQLMIKFLKAERGTLCGEQSISSGESSSSSSSDSEEYGPVTSSRRMVPGLLQAPSGKGAAPDPEAQRLELRDTLARNRELKDQIHYLLVDLEEQSQESRAQEMQEMELARDFFKAHSALMLAKQNARKKQEAQICQLESQMTLMSQRQTGQLRILMQTVQRLEGRVGGLAQVSHVGPDSSFCPFPKE; encoded by the exons ATGGAGAAG GGAGACCCAGAGCCCCAAGATGAGGGGTTGCCAGAGAAGGTGCCGCCGGATGAACAGGCAATCCTGCGCTATGAGGAACACATCACGGAGTTGATGGTCACCGTCGCCCACCTCCACGGCCAAATCGAACATCTGcaacagaggaaaaacag ggaggaagaagagttTTTCGACCTCTGCTCTGAATACACGGCAAGCCTTCCACGGTGCCCAGTGCCATTTCCGAGCATGGCAGCAATCCCGCCTTCTTCCTCACATCCGGGTGAAG GCAATCCTGATCTCTTTCTTGCTGTGCACCAGGCGGTCACATCCCTTGAGAATACCGTCGTCACCCATCGGAGCCGCATCCCCAGCACTGAAACTAAAATGGAGGAGCCCGTCCATGTGGCTGAG aGTTTTGAAGAAAGTTTAAAGAAATTCGACAGAAGTTTCAAAGAGCTGTATCTGCAAACAGACGATGATCCTATGGGGTCTGATTTGGGGTTCCTGTCAGGAGACACAAGTATCTATGAGCAAGAAATTGCCCTATATGAGGAGAGGAACGCAGCCCTCCGGGGAGAACTAGGAAGCCGGAACGAGGAGCTGAGCCAGTCCAAAGAGACTCTCCATGCTTACCAGGAGGAAAGAGACAAATTGCAGAGAAAG GTCAAGGACCTGCAAAACACCCTCTCCAGAGTGGAGACCCTCCAGAGCGGAGCTTCCAGCCCCCTCTGCGAACGGGATCCGTGGGGATTTCAGGGGGACTTTGGACTCATTCGTCTGCCT GATCCGGTGGCAATTGTGGCCCAGAAGTTTCTCCGCTGTGTCCAAGATGCCACCAATGTCCTCCCCACCCCTGGCAATTTCTCCCCAAAAGTCCTTCCACCAGCAGAGACCCACAGCAAAGACCCCCGGGGGCCTCAAAGGGACCAATTCCACAG ATCCATCGAGACACTCCAAGGGCTCAACCATCTCCTCCTGGAAACTTTTCAGGAGACCAAGAGTGACACAGAGGGCATTAGCATGCTGCTGGACCTCAGTGAGTCCGACAACACTGCCTTGCGCTTGGCTGTGCAGTACAG TGAACGCTGTTTGGAGGCCTATGAGGCGCTCTTTTCACTGGCTGTGGCCAAACAAGGCCCTTGCTTACAAGTCCCAGCAAAGGATGTAGAAACGTCTGGCGCAG GAAAACCTAATGACTTACTTGACCCTATGAGATCAGCCATGATGGAGAAAGCATGCCATTTTTTGCAAAGCTGTGGCACAGGTGGTGAGATGCCTGGTGAATGCAAAGTCCACTCCGAGCAGAG TCCCATGCAGCCTGGTGAGATGGCAGAAGAGGAAGACAGAAAAGTTTTGCGAGACTACATCCAACATCTGAGAACCGAGAAGGCCTCACTGAAGCTGCCCACCCACCGCCCGCCTCCTGGGCCAGGTTCTGTGGCAGCCGAGATCAACTTAGGGATTGAGGCCAGAGTGGCGGAGATACAGAGGGCCCTGCATGATGCCCTTCCTTCTGAAATGACACCAAAAAAGATGGAGAAGGCGCAGTTGCTGCGGGAGTTGCAAGTGGCCAGG GAGGCTTTGGCTGACTTAAACACCAGGTTGGCTCTGGCAGAAAAGGAGAAACAGCAGCTGGAGCTCCAAACATACACTTATTGGGCTCAAGAGGCCGCTTGCCAGCTGATGATAAAATTTTTGAAAGCAGAACGTGGCACGCTTTGTGGGGAGCAATCCATCTCCTCTGgagaaagcagcagcagtagtagcagtGACTCAGAG GAGTATGGACCAGTCACCAGCTCCAGAAGAATGGTACCTGGCTTATTGCAGGCTCCCAGTGGAAAGGGAGCAGCTCCAGACCCAGAAGCACAGAGGCTGGAGCTTCGTGATACTTTGGCTCG GAACAGAGAATTGAAAGACCAGATCCATTATCTTCTTGTTGACTTGGAGGAGCAAAGCCAAGAAAGCAGAGCCCAGGAGATGCAAGAGATGGAGCTCGCTCGGGATTTTTTCAAAGCCCACAG TGCCTTGATGCTAGCGAAACAAAATGCCCGCAAGAAGCAAGAAGCACAG
- the BABAM1 gene encoding BRISC and BRCA1-A complex member 1, which yields MDTSEPSSATEEEEEKAAAEEQRPRTRSNPEGAEDRTLSAQGSVGSRSEGEGEAASTGDSPQSANAPAANGKVWPPSVPPVEFQVKTPRVNCAEKVIICLDLSEEMSHPKLESFNGSKTNALNISQKMIEMFVRTKHKIDKSHEFALVVVNNDVTWLSGFTSDPREVCSCLYDLETVVCKSFNLEGLFNLIQQKTELPVTDNVQTIPPPYVVRTILVYSRPACQPPVAITDQMKKMLQCPYYFFDVLYLHNGIEEKEEEISWKETFAFFSNLDTKGTNYKYEVSLTGPAVELHNCMAKLLAHPLQRPFQTHASYSMLEEEEAPEIEAVV from the exons ATGGACACCTCAGAGCCCAGCAGCGccacggaggaagaggaggagaaggcagcggcaGAGGAGCAGCGGCCCCGGACACGGTCCAACCCTGAAGGGGCCGAGGACCGGACCCTGAGCGCCCAGGGGAGCGTGGGGAGCAGGAGCgaaggggagggagaggcagCCAGCACTGGCGACAGCCCCCAAAGCGCCAATGCCCCGGCTGCCAACGGCAAGGTCTGGCCGCCCTCTGTCCCCCCCGTGGAGTTCCAGGTCAAAACACCACGGGTGAACTGCGCCGAGAAAGTG ATTATTTGCTTGGATCTGTCGGAAGAAATGTCCCACCCGAAACTGGAGTCATTCAATGG CTCCAAAACCAACGCTTTGAACATCTCCCAAAAAATGATTGAAATGTTCGTCCGGACCAAACACAAGATTGATAAAAGCCATGAGTTTGCCTTGGTTGTAGTCAACAACGACGTGACTTGG cttTCGGGATTCACCTCGGACCCCAGAGAAGTTTGCAGCTGTTTGTATGACTTGGAAACAGTGGTCTGCAAGTCGTTCA ATCTGGAAGGGCTTTTCAACCTCAT ACAGCAGAAGACAGAGCTGCCTGTGACGGACAACGTCCAAACTATTCCACCGCCTTACGTGGTTAGGACCATCTTGGTCTACAGCCGCCCTGCGTGCCAGCCGCCTGTGGCCATTACAGATCAGATGAAG AAAATGCTGCAGTGCCCTTACTACTTCTTCGATGTGCTCTACCTCCACAATGGCAtcgaagagaaagaggaggaaatcaGCTGGAAG GAGACCTTTGCCTTCTTCAGCAACCTGGATACCAAAGGCACCAATTACAAGTACGAGGTGTCCCTCACCGGCCCGGCTGTGGAGCTCCACAATTGCATGGCCAAACTCCTGGCCCACCCTCTCCAGAGGCCCTTTCAGACTCACGCGTCCTACAGCatgttggaagaggaggaggcacccgAAATCGAAGCCGTGGTCTGA